In Leptospira bouyouniensis, the following proteins share a genomic window:
- a CDS encoding adenylate/guanylate cyclase domain-containing protein, with product MGKIKPLQSFLLIVISILFFGNSCDFKKAKDAEKGYFEIPDSYIQKHKKISLNGEWEYYWNELYGESLFQKIEENKRAYVKVPSSWNSSRPEGEGGDGYASFRLVVKVPDPNIRYYLRVQPATSAYELYINRQKIAYSGVVGTDELSAKPKYQIQYVSFQPESYEQEIIYVVSNFHHARGGYRKPIEMGTKEVIQNESLMYSAGEVFVFGAMLTMALYQLTVFFFRRQEKSSLFFAFFCLFTGIRLVVLDNFYIIYAFPDFSWNWMQVLDYTSAPLLVCFFLSYLRSLFPGKSEVPDWMLKFCWSFSIVYVLFVILTDPKLFTTTNIISQVFILFFSVCSFYVILRIYRQRKRDSSLVFYGSLILMLGSTHDLMAGNYWFQAQPLMPFSLFVFFLFQSILLARRNARFYSSMDTLTTELIEVNNRLESSNQVYSKFVPLRLIQLFSKKDESKVKRGDFIVKHMSVLSSDIRDFTAISETLSPEETFLFLNDYLRQVGPIIRSHNGFIEKYVGDAIFALFEKQPEDALSAAIQMHKTIDKWNKAKHNHRVGEIQIGVGIHFGELMLGIVGEEQRIESAVLSDSMGVANSLESMTKKYGAKIILSLDALLELKEPDSYPHRLLDFIKIPAKQKLIGIAQVLVEGVEESFSLKIQTKEQFEESVNLFWDGDFGAAELGFSKVLERDPSDKAALLYLERAKLYVQNGPPPGFGKGFLA from the coding sequence ATGGGAAAAATAAAACCACTCCAATCATTTCTTTTGATTGTAATTTCTATTTTATTTTTTGGTAATTCTTGTGATTTTAAGAAAGCGAAGGATGCAGAAAAAGGATATTTTGAAATTCCAGATTCCTATATTCAAAAACATAAAAAAATATCATTAAATGGAGAGTGGGAATACTATTGGAACGAATTGTATGGAGAGTCTTTATTTCAAAAAATAGAAGAGAATAAACGAGCCTATGTTAAGGTTCCATCTTCATGGAACTCCAGTCGACCTGAAGGTGAGGGAGGGGATGGGTATGCTAGCTTTCGTTTGGTAGTGAAAGTTCCAGATCCTAACATTCGTTATTATTTAAGAGTACAACCTGCAACAAGCGCTTATGAGTTGTACATCAATCGCCAAAAAATTGCTTATTCAGGTGTTGTTGGTACAGACGAACTGTCTGCAAAACCAAAATACCAAATCCAGTATGTATCTTTTCAACCAGAATCTTATGAGCAAGAAATCATATATGTTGTGAGTAATTTTCACCATGCTCGAGGTGGATATCGCAAACCCATTGAAATGGGTACCAAAGAAGTCATCCAAAATGAATCATTAATGTATTCCGCTGGTGAAGTTTTTGTTTTTGGTGCGATGCTTACAATGGCACTTTACCAACTCACTGTGTTTTTCTTTCGTCGTCAGGAGAAAAGTTCGTTATTCTTTGCTTTTTTTTGTTTATTCACAGGAATAAGATTAGTTGTCTTAGATAATTTTTATATTATCTATGCTTTTCCAGATTTTTCTTGGAATTGGATGCAAGTATTGGATTATACTTCTGCTCCACTTCTTGTTTGTTTTTTCTTAAGTTATTTAAGAAGTTTATTCCCTGGTAAATCAGAAGTGCCGGATTGGATGTTAAAATTTTGTTGGAGTTTTAGCATTGTATATGTTTTGTTTGTGATACTCACCGATCCAAAACTCTTTACTACAACGAATATTATCTCACAAGTTTTTATTTTATTTTTTAGTGTTTGTTCCTTTTACGTAATTCTCAGGATATACCGTCAGAGAAAACGTGATAGTAGTTTGGTTTTTTACGGATCTCTCATATTGATGTTAGGATCAACTCACGATTTGATGGCTGGTAATTATTGGTTCCAAGCACAACCTCTAATGCCTTTTTCATTGTTTGTATTTTTTCTGTTCCAAAGTATTTTACTCGCAAGAAGGAATGCTCGTTTTTATTCCTCAATGGACACTTTGACGACTGAACTCATTGAAGTGAACAATCGACTTGAATCATCTAACCAAGTTTACTCAAAATTCGTTCCTTTGCGACTCATCCAATTGTTTTCTAAAAAAGATGAATCAAAGGTAAAACGCGGTGACTTCATTGTTAAACATATGTCTGTTTTATCTTCTGATATTCGCGATTTTACTGCGATATCAGAAACACTGAGTCCTGAAGAAACTTTTTTATTTTTGAACGATTATCTCAGACAAGTTGGTCCTATCATTCGCTCTCACAATGGTTTTATTGAAAAATATGTTGGAGACGCCATCTTTGCTTTGTTTGAGAAGCAACCAGAGGATGCCCTCTCTGCCGCAATACAAATGCACAAAACTATCGATAAGTGGAATAAGGCTAAGCATAACCATCGTGTTGGTGAAATTCAAATTGGTGTTGGAATTCATTTTGGCGAATTGATGTTAGGAATTGTTGGAGAAGAACAACGAATTGAATCGGCTGTATTATCTGATTCCATGGGTGTCGCCAATTCCTTGGAATCAATGACCAAAAAATATGGGGCTAAGATTATTTTAAGTTTGGATGCACTTTTGGAATTGAAAGAACCAGATTCTTATCCGCATCGATTATTGGATTTTATAAAAATACCAGCCAAACAGAAGTTAATTGGTATTGCTCAAGTTTTGGTAGAAGGTGTGGAAGAATCCTTTTCCTTAAAAATCCAAACCAAAGAACAATTTGAGGAAAGTGTCAATTTGTTTTGGGATGGAGACTTTGGTGCTGCGGAACTTGGATTTTCTAAGGTACTAGAGAGGGATCCATCCGACAAAGCCGCTCTACTTTATTTGGAACGAGCCAAACTTTACGTGCAAAATGGCCCTCCCCCAGGGTTCGGGAAGGGTTTTTTGGCATAA
- a CDS encoding aldehyde dehydrogenase family protein has protein sequence MTQATLSSANVSNTAVIQTKSFTPKDIDRIFKAQKKKALELRLTNFKTRIQKLKKLKDVVLKYQTEIQKALHSDFKKSAGEVDITEILPTIAEINDAIRHIKHWMRPKNVMTPPTLLGATSRIVYEPKGVCLIIAPWNYPFHLAIAPLAAAIAAGNTVMLKPSEFTPNTANVINSMLGEIFSEEEVAVFEGDVSVATALLEIPFDHIFFTGSTPVGKIVMAAAAKNLTSVTLELGGKSPSIIAEDADLKVAAERIMWGKFLNAGQTCVAPDYLLIPESKVEEFVKHAKDTTESFFKSKPENFAASTDFCRIVNAKNFSRVSSYIDDAVKKGAKIAYGGEVRSSDNFIAPTILNHVPLDSKIMEDEIFGPLLPIVTYKSLDDAIHIINERPKPLALYIFTKKRSTSKYVLRRTSSGGAVINDVILHLVNPNLPFGGVNHSGHGSYHGIFGFKTFSHERSVLQTPKASIAKLMYPPYSGFVRLMVKLTTKFFV, from the coding sequence ATGACCCAAGCTACTCTTTCTTCGGCAAATGTTAGTAACACAGCCGTCATCCAAACCAAAAGTTTTACTCCCAAAGACATCGATAGAATTTTTAAAGCACAAAAGAAAAAAGCTCTCGAACTTCGTTTGACGAATTTCAAAACACGAATTCAAAAACTAAAGAAACTAAAAGACGTTGTTTTAAAATACCAAACAGAAATACAAAAAGCTCTCCATTCTGATTTTAAAAAATCTGCAGGGGAAGTGGATATCACAGAAATTTTACCTACAATTGCTGAAATCAACGATGCAATTCGACACATCAAACATTGGATGCGCCCAAAGAATGTGATGACACCTCCGACACTTCTTGGTGCCACAAGTAGAATTGTGTACGAACCAAAGGGTGTTTGTCTCATCATTGCTCCTTGGAACTACCCATTCCATTTAGCCATTGCACCTCTTGCTGCAGCGATTGCTGCTGGAAACACAGTGATGTTAAAACCATCAGAATTTACACCTAATACAGCGAATGTAATCAATTCAATGTTAGGTGAGATTTTTTCAGAAGAGGAAGTTGCAGTTTTTGAAGGGGATGTTAGCGTTGCGACTGCTCTTCTAGAGATTCCCTTTGATCACATTTTTTTCACAGGTTCCACTCCTGTTGGTAAAATTGTAATGGCTGCAGCCGCAAAAAACCTTACGAGCGTTACCCTTGAGTTAGGTGGAAAATCTCCTTCAATAATTGCTGAAGATGCAGATCTAAAAGTAGCGGCTGAAAGAATTATGTGGGGAAAGTTTTTAAATGCTGGGCAAACTTGTGTAGCACCTGATTACCTACTCATTCCGGAATCGAAAGTAGAAGAGTTTGTAAAACACGCAAAAGATACAACGGAAAGTTTCTTTAAATCAAAACCTGAGAATTTTGCGGCTAGTACAGATTTTTGCCGGATTGTGAATGCAAAAAACTTTTCGAGAGTTTCTTCCTATATTGATGATGCTGTGAAAAAAGGAGCAAAAATTGCTTATGGTGGTGAGGTAAGAAGTTCTGATAACTTTATTGCACCAACTATCCTAAATCACGTTCCTCTTGATTCAAAAATCATGGAAGATGAAATTTTTGGACCATTGCTCCCTATTGTCACCTATAAATCGTTAGATGATGCAATACATATCATCAATGAAAGACCAAAACCATTGGCATTGTACATATTTACTAAAAAAAGGAGCACTTCTAAATATGTACTTCGAAGAACAAGTTCAGGTGGTGCAGTGATTAACGATGTGATTTTACACCTTGTGAATCCAAATTTACCATTTGGTGGAGTAAACCATTCTGGGCATGGTAGTTATCATGGAATTTTTGGATTTAAAACTTTTTCTCATGAAAGATCTGTTTTACAAACACCAAAAGCATCCATTGCAAAATTGATGTATCCACCTTACTCTGGTTTTGTGAGATTGATGGTTAAATTAACAACTAAATTTTTTGTTTAA